In Sporocytophaga myxococcoides, a genomic segment contains:
- a CDS encoding OmpH family outer membrane protein, producing the protein MKTKLFVTAFLLLFAGNFLASAQSNLKLGYTNLDYILGLLPEAKKIESELKDYEKQLQAQLQSKYTEYEKKLQDYQKGVQANLFTDLIKEDKEKELMNMQNSIKQFEENAQNSLQKKQVSLLEPVLEKIQKAIDQVAEENNYSYIFSTHADYGGSAIILYAKSKEDNISDLVLKKLGVTPPAAGATDNTGIGTGTGTGAGSGTTQPKPTESKPAGSGAPVKKK; encoded by the coding sequence ATGAAAACAAAACTATTCGTTACTGCATTTTTGCTTCTATTTGCTGGAAATTTTTTAGCCAGCGCACAGTCAAATTTAAAATTGGGTTATACTAACCTTGATTATATATTAGGATTATTGCCTGAAGCAAAGAAGATTGAATCAGAGTTGAAAGATTATGAAAAACAACTTCAGGCTCAATTGCAAAGCAAATATACTGAATACGAAAAAAAACTTCAGGATTATCAGAAAGGTGTTCAAGCAAATTTATTTACTGACCTTATAAAGGAAGACAAAGAAAAGGAGTTGATGAATATGCAGAATTCCATCAAGCAGTTTGAAGAAAATGCACAAAATAGTCTTCAAAAGAAGCAGGTATCCCTGCTAGAACCTGTGCTTGAAAAAATTCAAAAGGCAATTGATCAGGTAGCTGAGGAAAACAATTATTCATATATTTTCAGCACTCATGCTGATTATGGAGGTTCTGCTATTATTCTTTATGCAAAAAGCAAAGAAGATAATATCTCCGACCTGGTGCTTAAGAAACTAGGGGTAACACCTCCAGCTGCAGGTGCAACAGATAATACTGGCATTGGAACAGGGACTGGGACAGGAGCAGGCAGCGGCACTACACAGCCTAAACCTACTGAGTCTAAACCTGCAGGGTCTGGTGCTCCAGTAAAAAAGAAGTAA
- a CDS encoding OmpH family outer membrane protein, translated as MRTLGVLFLLCLISFSINAQKFGYIDSDYILKKLPEYSKAEKELNMLSSKWQADIEKMKKEYEKMQTDFKAEEILLTEEMKKERLDTLAGREKAIKEYQKKIFGFEGMIFLKRQELMKPVQDKVFEAVEKVAKSKSLQIIFDKSGDLVMVYTNPIHDYTDYVLEELGLGDPNDTAEK; from the coding sequence ATGAGAACTTTAGGAGTACTATTTTTACTTTGCCTGATTTCATTCAGCATTAATGCTCAGAAGTTTGGCTATATTGATAGTGACTATATTCTGAAAAAACTACCAGAATATTCCAAAGCTGAAAAGGAACTAAACATGCTTTCTTCAAAGTGGCAAGCAGATATCGAGAAGATGAAAAAGGAGTATGAAAAAATGCAGACAGATTTTAAAGCCGAAGAAATTTTGCTCACTGAGGAAATGAAAAAGGAACGTCTGGATACTTTAGCTGGAAGAGAAAAGGCTATCAAAGAATATCAAAAAAAGATTTTTGGTTTTGAAGGAATGATATTCCTGAAAAGGCAGGAATTAATGAAACCCGTACAAGACAAAGTATTTGAGGCCGTTGAAAAGGTAGCTAAATCAAAAAGCCTTCAGATAATATTTGATAAATCCGGTGATCTGGTAATGGTATACACCAATCCTATTCATGACTATACTGATTATGTACTTGAAGAATTAGGTTTAGGTGATCCTAATGACACGGCGGAAAAATAA
- the bamA gene encoding outer membrane protein assembly factor BamA, with amino-acid sequence MKRFFLIALISILLPISVLLAQPIKREYINPSYSNPEQYIIGGITVSGIQFLDPQAVIAITGLKVGDPITIPGEDITNAIKKLWDQGLIGDVEVSVQNLEGRKIFLDFNLKERARLSRFVFKGVKKNDEKDLSDKIGIAKGKIVNDAMIKNAQKKVKDFYLDKGFLNAEVTITQVKDTVVANSIILKINVDKKRKVRIRNIIIEGNESFKDKKLKRKMKKTKEKRWYKLFTTSKLLKKEYEQDKANVIDYYNSQGYRDAEITFDTIYKLNHKSVNIKMDIDEGKKYYFGNITWTGNFIYDDKTLSRILAINKGDVYNLANLQKRLNYNPSGADISSLYLDDGYLFFSVDPVEVLINGDSIDIEMRIYEGPQATIKNVTVSGNTKTHDHVVLREIRTYPGQKFSRADLIRSQREIGQLGYFNAETIGVNPIPNPQEGTVDIHYTVEEKPSDQIELSGGWGGYFGFVGTLGLVFNNFSARNLSKPKTWSPLPAGDGQRLALRLQANGRAYQTYSLSFTEPWLGGRRPQSFSISLSRSAQNLYNNTTGKYNAGHLYVTAATVSLGRELKWPDDYFSLSNSLSFVRYDLDNYSSLYGIGITGFKTGYANNFSFITSISRNSVNDFQFPTGGSNLNLTITATPPYSLFNGINYENPNLSKQDRFRYIEFHKWMLDQSWFVPLIPPRKPGGRSLVLNLRAHLGFIGSYKKSTGIGPFERFIMGGSGITGYNFLLGSDIIGLRGYQDNIIKPVPEGGTIFDKLVAEIRYPVNLSPALSVFVLGFFEGGNNWNNFQDFNPFKVYRSAGVGTRIFMPAFGMIGLDWGYGFDAFPGYNKGSKVTFTIGQQIR; translated from the coding sequence ATGAAAAGATTTTTTTTAATTGCACTAATAAGTATCCTATTACCTATTTCGGTTCTGTTAGCTCAACCAATAAAGAGGGAGTACATAAATCCAAGCTATTCTAACCCCGAGCAGTATATAATCGGAGGTATAACCGTTAGCGGGATTCAGTTTTTGGATCCACAGGCAGTTATTGCTATTACTGGTTTGAAAGTAGGAGATCCAATTACAATTCCTGGGGAAGATATTACCAATGCCATAAAAAAACTTTGGGATCAAGGTTTGATTGGTGATGTAGAGGTGTCAGTTCAAAATTTGGAAGGAAGAAAAATATTTCTTGATTTCAACCTAAAAGAGAGAGCTAGGCTTTCTCGTTTTGTATTTAAAGGAGTTAAGAAGAACGACGAAAAGGATCTTAGTGATAAAATTGGCATTGCAAAAGGCAAAATTGTAAATGATGCAATGATAAAAAATGCCCAGAAGAAAGTTAAAGATTTTTATCTGGACAAGGGATTCCTTAATGCGGAGGTCACAATTACACAGGTTAAAGATACAGTAGTTGCTAATAGTATCATTCTAAAAATTAATGTAGATAAAAAACGCAAAGTTAGAATTCGCAATATTATAATTGAAGGGAATGAGTCTTTTAAGGATAAGAAGTTAAAGAGGAAAATGAAGAAGACCAAGGAAAAGCGCTGGTACAAACTTTTCACAACTTCCAAACTTCTTAAAAAGGAATATGAGCAGGATAAAGCAAATGTTATAGATTATTATAATTCTCAAGGATATAGAGATGCTGAAATAACATTTGATACTATATATAAACTTAATCATAAATCTGTCAACATAAAGATGGATATTGATGAAGGAAAAAAATACTATTTCGGAAATATCACTTGGACAGGAAATTTTATTTATGATGACAAAACCCTTAGTAGAATTTTAGCCATTAATAAAGGTGATGTATACAATCTTGCTAATCTTCAGAAGAGGTTAAATTATAATCCTAGTGGGGCGGATATCAGTTCCTTATATCTTGATGATGGATATTTATTCTTCAGTGTAGACCCAGTTGAGGTACTTATTAATGGCGACTCTATCGACATAGAGATGCGTATTTATGAAGGGCCACAGGCGACTATAAAAAATGTAACTGTGTCGGGAAATACAAAAACGCATGATCATGTTGTTTTGCGCGAGATAAGAACATATCCTGGCCAAAAATTCAGTAGGGCTGATCTTATCAGGTCTCAAAGAGAAATTGGCCAATTAGGATATTTTAATGCTGAGACCATAGGTGTAAACCCAATTCCAAATCCACAGGAAGGTACTGTTGATATTCATTACACTGTAGAAGAGAAACCTAGTGATCAGATTGAGCTTTCCGGAGGTTGGGGTGGTTATTTTGGTTTTGTAGGTACTCTGGGGCTTGTATTTAACAATTTCTCTGCAAGAAATTTATCAAAACCCAAAACCTGGAGTCCTCTGCCTGCAGGAGATGGACAAAGACTAGCCTTACGTCTGCAAGCAAATGGTAGAGCATATCAGACTTACTCACTGTCATTCACTGAACCATGGCTGGGAGGAAGAAGACCACAATCATTTTCTATAAGTTTATCGAGATCTGCTCAAAACTTATATAACAATACTACCGGAAAATATAACGCTGGTCACCTTTATGTTACGGCTGCTACAGTGAGTTTAGGTCGTGAATTGAAATGGCCTGATGATTACTTTTCATTAAGTAATTCTCTTTCCTTTGTTAGGTATGATTTAGATAATTATTCTTCGCTTTATGGAATTGGAATAACTGGTTTTAAAACTGGCTATGCCAATAACTTCTCGTTTATTACTTCCATTTCAAGGAATAGTGTAAATGATTTTCAGTTCCCTACAGGAGGATCAAATCTAAACTTGACCATAACTGCAACTCCTCCATATTCATTATTTAATGGCATAAATTACGAGAATCCAAATTTATCTAAACAGGATAGGTTCAGATATATCGAGTTTCATAAATGGATGTTAGATCAGTCTTGGTTTGTGCCGTTGATCCCCCCTAGAAAACCGGGAGGACGTAGCCTTGTATTAAATCTCAGGGCTCACTTAGGATTTATAGGATCTTATAAAAAATCTACAGGAATTGGACCTTTTGAGCGGTTTATTATGGGTGGATCTGGTATTACTGGATATAATTTCTTGTTAGGGTCAGACATTATAGGATTAAGAGGCTATCAGGACAATATTATTAAGCCTGTTCCGGAGGGTGGAACGATATTTGACAAGTTAGTTGCAGAAATAAGATATCCTGTCAATCTCAGTCCAGCTCTGTCCGTGTTTGTATTAGGCTTCTTTGAAGGCGGAAATAACTGGAACAATTTCCAGGACTTTAATCCGTTTAAAGTGTATAGATCTGCTGGTGTTGGTACAAGAATTTTTATGCCAGCATTTGGTATGATTGGTCTTGATTGGGGATATGGATTTGATGCATTTCCAGGATATAATAAAGGAAGTAAAGTGACTTTTACAATCGGACAACAAATCCGTTAA